In Rhodoferax sediminis, the sequence TAATCGCGCTTGCCAATCTCCACCCCGTTATGCCGCAGGATGTCATAGGCGGTGGTCACGTGGAAGAACAGGTTCGGCAAAACCCAGCGCGTAAGGTAGGCCTCACCCTTCATGGTGTGGGTGGCATCGCGCCCGACCGGGAACGTAAAGTCCTTGTCTTCCGTTCCATCCAGCGCGCCGGCAGGCACCGTAGCCAGGTAGTCCAGCGTCTTTTGAATTCGCGCCTTCAGCTCGGGGATGGTGGATTCAAAATCTTCAAACTTCGGCGCTTCCATCCCGGCCAGCCTGGCAACGCCATTTTTTGCGGTGTCGCAGGCGATCAGGACTTGCCGCGTAAAAGGCAGCATGTCGGGGGCCAGCCGGTACTGCATCAGGATCGAAGCGTCGAATTTTTTTGCATCGGCACACGCTTGTGCCTTGTCCAGCAAATGACTCAGGTTGCCCAGCATGGTGGTAAAGACCGGCAGGCTGGCAGATGACATGGAAATTGACATGGTGATGGGTCCTGGTAACGAATGGAAAGGTATGCAGCCAGCGGTGTGAGGCGCTGGGCAGCTGTGAGCCGGCACGCCTGGAGCCAAGGCACAATGGCGCTATGAACATTGTGATTCTTGACGATTACCAGGACGCGGTTCGCAAACTGCAGTGTGCCAGCAAACTTGACGCCTACTCTGCCAAGGTTTTTACTAACACCGTGAAGGGCATGGGCCAGCTCGCGGTTCGACTCAAGGATGCCGACGTGATCGTCCTGATCCGCGAGCGCACCCAGTTCAGCCGGCAACTCATCGAAAAATTGCCAAAGCTCAAGCTGATTGCCCAAACCGGCAAGGTCGGCCGCCATATCGACGTCGCGGCATGCACCGAGCGGGGCATCGCCATTGCCGAAGGCGTGGGCTCGCCGCTGGCGCCGGCCGAGCTGACGTGGGCGCTCATCATGGCGGCGATGCGCCGCCTGCCGCAGTACATTTCCAATCTCAAGCACGGCGCCTGGCAGCAATCGGGACTCAAGACCGCCTCGATGCCGCCGAACTTCGGCATCGGCAGCGTGCTGCATGGCAAGACCCTGGGCATCTGGGGCTACGGCAAGATCGGACGCATCATTGCCGGTTACGGCAAATGCTTCGGCATGCACGTGATGGTCTGGGGTAGCGAGGCCTCGCGCAGCAAGGCCGTCAGCGATGGGCTGCTGGCAGCGGGTAGCCGCGAAGAATTCTTCTCCAGCGCCGATATCTTGTCAGTGCACCTGCGGCTCAATGACCAGACCAACGGTATCGTCACCCTCGACGATTTGTCACGCATGCGGCCCACCGCCCTGTTCGTGAACACGGCCCGGGCCGAGTTGATCGAGCCGGACGCGCTGATCTGCGCGCTCAACCGCGGCCGTCCCGGTATGGCGGCCGTGGATGTGTACGAGACCGAGCCGCCGCTGCAGGGTCATGCCCTCCTGCGCCTGGAAAACTGCATCTGCACGCCACACATCGGCTATGTGGAGCAAAGCAGCTACGAGATGTACTTCAGCGCGGCCTTCGACAATGTCGTCAACTACATCAAGGGCACGCCCACCAACATCGTCAACCCCGGCGCGCTACAGGTGCGTCGATAACGACCTCCCTGCCGGCAGAACCCCGGACACCTTTGGCGGCACCTCGGGGTCTCAAGGGCCGGAGGGGTCGCTCAAATCAATATCGAGCCCCAATCGGGGAGACGGCGGCGGCGGTGTCAAGGGAGGCATGGTGTCAGGCAACATCGCGGTGGCACGGGGGGCCTCCAGGTGCTTGTCGGCGCCCGTTGAAACAGCCACCTCCCTGGCAATCGAGAACAGCAGCAGCAATTCGCGGTAAGCCTCCGGATCAAACGGTTCCCCTTCAGCGTCGCTGGTGCCAGGCCGACGAAAAATCGAAGCTTCAATGACGTCAAGAACCTGAATGGAGGGCCAGAGCGCTTCTATGCGGGACAACGCGGCCGGGTACGCCTCAAGCCAGCCCTTTGCTGGCATCGCTGAATGCGCCAAACGGCGGCACCTGCACGTTGAAGGCCCGGGTGAAGTCCACGCGCAGGCGCTCGTAGTCGTCCCTGAGATCGAACCTGTGGTAGATGCCGAGCAGGTCAAGGTAGGCCAGCGGACTGGTGCCGGCGTTGTCGCCGATGTGCTGCCTCAGCAACTCGATGGCCTGCTCGTGCTGGCCCAGGGAGACAAAAAAATCGGCCTGCTGCTGGATATCGAACAGTTCTTCGGCATTCACCGCCCGCGCCGCCGGCGCCATGCTGGGAGAGAAGTCCGGGGACGGCCTGGCAGGGAGATGTTTGAGAGGGTCGTCATCCCCTGACTTTGCAACGCGCCCCGCCATCTGCTGGCTGCCACCGAACCGGCCACTCCCACGAGAAGGAGTTTGGGGAAATTGCTCGCTGAGCGGACTCACAATGGTGGCGCCAAGGGGGCCCAATGCATCTCCGTCATGAGCCGCCAAACCACGGTCATCGCCCCGCCAGGATCGACGGCCCGGGCCTCGCGCCCGACGCATCTGCCACCCAAGGTAGGCCGCCACACCGACTGCTGCCGCCAGCAAGGCCAGCAACGCGTACACCAGCGCGTTACTGAACCGCCGGTCTGCGGCCCTTTGCAGTTGAGTGCTGAGATCCAGCAGACTGGCCTGGTTTTTCAGGCTCTGGGCGCGCAGCGTGTTCATGTCGGCCTCCAGCGCCCGCATTCTTAGCGCATCTTGCAATGCATCCTGCGGCTGGACATTCAGGGTGCGCCACATGGCGGCCGCTTCTGCGCGTTTGGGGTCATTCTCGGCAGGAGGCGTTTGCAGCACACTGGAAATCCTGAGATCAGGGGAAGGTTCTGCCAGCAGGTCCAGTTTGAGCCGTGCCTTGGAGGCGATCTCTTCGCGCGCGAGCTTGCCGGCCGTCGGCGTGGCCGCCTTGGGCGAGACAGTGGCATTTGCGACACGGCGCCGCGGCGAACGGCGGGTGTGTGAGCGTGCGATGCGCCGGGCACCCGAGGCTGCCTTCGGACTTTGCGTGGCGACGGTCTGGCCGATGCCCGGTGAAGTCGGGCCCGAGTCGGGATTCAGGCCGGAAGATGCACTGCCGCCGCTGCTCTGCAATGGGCTCAGCGTGGCAAGCGGCGCCGGAGCCACCATGGCGACGTTCGGTGCATCCGCCAGCAAAACGTAGCGCCGCGTCACGGCCCCGGCACATCCCACGCGCAGATTCACCGTCACCACGGGCTCGTCCACCGCGACCGTCGAGCGGATCCGAACGATGACATCCTGGCGAGCCGATGCCGCCTGCGGCGCAATGCTGACCCGGCTGGGCGCCAGCCGGGTATTGGCATATAAAACATTGCCATCAAAGCACAGGGAAGAGGCGTCTTCGCCCGCTTCAAGTGCCACCGGCACGGAAACGTCAAGTGGCTGACCGACCAGCGCGGCCCCCCGCACGGCGTCCACGGTGAGCGCACGGCCGCTCAACGCAGCAAGCAACAGGGCGCCGCCAGCGGCAAAGTTACGGATATTCACAGTCGGACCCATCAGGTAACAAGAATTCTGACATACCGCCACGCTACGTGCTGCGTGATAATGTCCCGAATGAAACCTGTCTATGCAAATGTGGGAATAGTGGGCGCCGGGGCCATGGGTCGGGGCATCGCCCAGATCGCGGCGCAAGCCGGAAGCACCGTCAAGCTGTTTGACACCCAGCCCGGGGCCGTCGCCAAGGCGCGCGACGCGGTCTTCGCGCAGTGGGACAAGCTGCAGGAAAAGGGCCGCATGGATGCGGCCCAGGTTGTCGGCCAGAAAGCCCGCTTGCTGGCGACGGATTCGCTGCAGTCGCTGTCCGACTGCGACCTGATCATCGAGGCGGTAGTCGAGCGGCTGGACATCAAGAAAGCGCTGTTCTCGGAGCTTGAGAGTCTGGTGCGTCCGGGCGCGGTGCTGGCCACCAATACGTCATCGCTGTCCGTCACCGCCATTGCGGCAGGGTTGAAGCGCCCGCAGCAGTTTGCGGGCTATCATTTTTTCAACCCGGTGCCCCTGATGAAGGTGGTCGAGGCCGTTGCCGGACTCAAAACCGATCCCGCCATCTGCGCCAACCTGGCAGCCTATGCGAAGCAGATGGGCCACACCGCCGTGCAGGCCCAGGATACCCCCGGCTTCATCGTGAATCACGCGGGGCGCGGCTATGGCACCGAAGCCCTGCGCATCGTAGGCGAAGGCGTGGCCGATTTCGTCACCATTGACCGCATCTTGAGAGACCAGGTCGGCTTCAAACTCGGGCCGTTCGAGTTGATGGATCTGACGGCGCTGGACGTTTCGCATCCGGTGATGGAGTCCATCTACCAGCAGTACTACGAGGAACCGCGCTACCGCCCCAGTGTGATCACGGCCCAGCGGCTGGCCGCCGGCGTCGTCGGCAAGAAGGTCGGCGAGGGTTTTTATCGCTATGTGGACGGCGTAGCCCAAATCAGCCCCGAACCTGCGGTTGCGCAAGTGGATGAAATGCCGCCAGTGTGGGTGTCGCCGCGCGCGGCCCGTCGCGCGGAACTGCTCGCGTTGCTGAAATCCCTTGGGGCTTCGATTGAAACCGGCGCATCGCCGTCGCCCGCCGCGCTGACGTTGGTCGCACCTCTGGGGTTCGATGTCACCACCGTTGCCGTGGTCGAACGACTCGACCCTGCGCGCACCATCGGCATCGACATGCTGGTGGACGACGCCACGACCAAACGCCGCGTGCTGGCCACCAATCCGGCCACGCGCAGCGACATGCGTGATGCGGCCCATGCCCTGTTCGCCCGCGACGGCAAGGCGGTCAGTGTGATCCGCGACAGCGGTGGCTTTGTGACGCAGCGCGTCGTCGCCACCATCATCAACATCGCGGCCGATATGTGCCAGCAGCGCATCTGCTCGCCCAAAGACCTGGAGACCGCCGTGACGCTGGGCCTGGGTTATCCCCTGGGGCCGCTGGCCATGGGCGATCGCTACGGCCCCGCCAATGTGCTGGAGGTGCTGTTTAACATGCAGACCGTCTATGGCGATCCGCGCTATCGTCCCAGCCCGTGGCTGCGGCGCCGCGGCGCGATTGGCCTGAGCCTGCTGCATGAGGAACCGTGATACCTTGCGGGACAGATCTTCAGCTCTGTCCTCAACCAACCAAATAAATCATGCCCGCTGAACTCAAAAGCACCAGCCATGGCCAGACCATGGTGCTCACACTGAGCAATCCGGAGCATCGCAATGCGCTGGGGCCGGATATCTATGCCGCAGGCGTCGAGGCTCTGAATGTGGCGGAGTCCAGCACGGATGTGCGCAGCGTCGTCGTCGTGGGTGAAGGAGCGATCTTCAGTGCGGGCGGCAATCTGCAGCGCCTGCTGGCCAACCGGCAACAGCCGCCGGACTGCCAGGCGCAAAGCATCGAAGGTTTGCACAGCTGGATCGAGGCCATCCGCGCTTTCCCGAAGCCGGTGATCGCGGCAGTGGAAGGTGCGGCAGCAGGCGCCGGGTTCTCGCTGGCACTGGCTTGCGATTTCCTCGTCGCCGCCACCAACGCGGTATTCGTGATGGCGTACAGCAACATCGCCCTGTCGCCCGACGGCGGCGGCAGCTGGAGCCTCGCCCGCGCCCTGCCCCGTCAACTGGTCACCGAGCTGATGATGTGCGGTGAACGGATCAGCGCGCAGCGCCTGCATGAGCTGGGCGTGGTGAATCGGCTGGCCGATGCGGGCGGCGCACTGACCGAGGCCCTGGCGCTCGCCGCGAGCCTGAACGCCCGGGCACCGAATGCGCTGGCGAGCATCAAGGAGCTGGTCAATGAGGCGTCGCACAACACTTTGAGCGGCCAGCTTGCAGCCGAGCGCGATCACTTTGTACGGAACCTGCACCACGCCAATGCCGGGATCGGGATCGCCGCCTTTTTAAGCAAGCAGACGCCACGCTTCGAATAGCCGCCGGCATTTGCCTCGGCCTTGAATAAGGCAGACACTCAGGTGACATCCCCAATGCGGGCGCCTGGTCCCGCACGCGACAATGGAGGCGTTATCAGTCACCCAAAAGACAGGTTATGGACGACCCCATTCTTACCATCGAAGAACGTGAAGCGATCAATTCCGGTCGCTGGTTTTCATCACTTTCTCCATCGCTACGACACGACATTCTTCGATGCGCCTACGTCAAACGTTACAAGGATGGCGAGCTGATCGCTGCGCGCGGCGATCCGCCGGAGGAATGGATTGCCTGTGCCCGGGGTGCCGTCAGAGTCAGTTCGACTTCCATCTCGGGCAAGCAGATCACCCTGACCTACGTGGAGCCAGGCATCTGGTTTGGCGATGTCTCGATTTTCGACGGAGACCGGCGCACCCACGATGCCTATGCGCATGGCGAGACCACCATCCTGTGCGTGGCCAAAACCGATTTCAAGAAGATTCTCGCGGCGCATGTGGAACTCTACGAAGCCATGCTGCGCCTGCATGCCCGCCGCATTCGCCAGCTGTATGGCCTGGTCGAAGACCTCAACACACTGCCCCTGCGCGCCCGTCTGGCCAAGCAGTTGCTGCATCTGGTGCGCAGCTATGGCGTGCCGAGCCTGTCGGACAGCAGCGAAGTGCGTATCGGCCTGCATCTGGCGCAGGAAGAACTGGCCCAGTTGCTGGGAGCCTCGCGCCAGCGGGTCAACCAGGAACTCAAGGCCATGGAGCGCGAGGAAGCCATTCGCATCGAGCCGGCTGGATTGACGATCCGAAACCGCGATGCGCTCATGCGCATCGTTGATGCAGACAACTGAAACCATAAAACTCCCATCATGAGCGACTTTGATCATTTCGTCGGCACCCGTTCTGTTTCTGACCAGCATCTGTTCGATGTGGCGGCCCTGACTGCCTGGCTTGATAAAAATCTGGACGGATTTGCGGGCCCCTTGAGCGTTGAGATGTTCAAGGGCGGCCAGTCCAATCCCACCTACAAACTGATCACGCCCGGACAAAGCTACGTGATGCGCGCCAAACCCGGACCCGTCGCCAAGCTGCTGCCGTCGGCTCATGCGGTGGAGCGCGAGTTTGCCGTGATGAGCGGCCTGCAGGGCACCGATGTGCCGGTGCCGCGCATGTACTGCCTGTGCGAGGACGAGTCCGTCATCGGCCGGGCGTTCTACATCATGGAGTTCATGCAGGGCCGCGTGTTGTGGGACCAAGCCCTGCCCGACATGGACCGGGCCGGGCGCGGCGCCATCTACAACGAAATGAACCGCGTCATCGCGGCGCTGCACAAGGTTAAATATGCCGAGCGCGGCCTCGCCAACTATGGCAAACCCGGCAATTACTTTGAACGCCAGATCGGTCGCTGGAGCAAGCAATACGTGGCCTCCATCACGCAGCCGATTCCCGAGATGGACCAGTTGATGCAATGGCTGCCCGCGCACATGCCTGCCAGTGCGCTGGATGCAAGCAAAGTCAGCATCGTGCACGGCGACTTCCGGCTCGACAACCTCATGTTCCACCCCACCGAGCCGCGCGTGCTGGCCGTGCTGGACTGGGAACTGTCCACCCTGGGCCATCCGCTGGCCGACTTCAGCTACCACTGCATGGCCTGGCACATTCCACCGGGCGCATTCCGCGGCATCGGCGGACTGGATGTGGCCAGCCTCGGCATTCCGACCGAAGACGAGTACATCCGCCTGTATTGCGAACGCACCGGGCTGAGCACCCCCGAGGCGCTCAAGGCCGACTGGAACTTCTACATGGCCTACAACCTGTTCCGCCTCGCGGCCATTTTGCAAGGCATCGCCAAACGCGTGGAGACAGGAACTGCCTCCAGCGCGCAGGCCGCGAAATCAGCCGCCGGCACCGTCCCGCTGGCGCAAATGGCCTGGAAATTTGCCCGGCAAGCCTGAGCACCATTCATTCACCTCAACCCCGAGACATCAGGAGCCCTTATGGATTTCGAATACACCCCCAAAGTCAAGGCCATGCAGGCGCGCCTGCTCAAGTTCATGGACGAGCACATTTACCCGAATGAAGCCCGGTTCATCCGCGAGATTGCCGAAAACCGGGCCAAGGGCAATGCCTGGATCCCGACCACCATCATCGAAGAACTCAAGCCCAAGGCCCGTGCCGCAGGACTGTGGAACCTGTTTTTGCCGCACTCGCCGCGCGCGCCGGAGGGGTTGTCCAACCTCGAATACGCGCCGCTGTGCGAGATCATGGGCCGCGTGCCCTTTGCGCCCGAAGTCTTCAACTGTTCGGCCCCCGATACCGGCAACATGGAAACCATTGAGCGCTACGGCTCCGAGGCCAACAAGGACCACTGGCTGGAGCCTCTGCTCAAGGGTGAAATCCGCTCGGCCTTCTTGATGACCGAGCCGGAAGTGGCGTCATCGGACGCCACCAACATCCAGTGCAGCATCCGCCGCGAAGGCGACGAATACCTCATCAATGGCCGCAAATGGTGGTCGTCCGGTGCCGGCGACCCACGCTGTGCCATCTACATCGTGATGGGCAAGACCAACCCCGATGCCGGACGCCATGAGCAGCAGTCGATGATTCTGGTGCCCGCCAATGCGCCCGGCATCAAGGTGCTGCGCCCCTTGTCGGTATTCGGCTACGACGATGCGCCGCATGGCCACATGGAGGTGCTGCTGGAGAACGTGCGCGTGCCGGCATCCAACCTGCTGCTGGGCGAGGGCCGTGGCTTCGAGATCGCCCAGGGGCGCCTTGGCCCGGGACGCATTCACCACTGCATGCGCTCGATCGGCATGGCCGAGCGTGCGCTGGAGCTGATGTGCAAGCGCCTGAACACGCGCGTGGCGTTCGGCCGCGAGATTGCCCGCCAGTCGGTCTGGCAGGAGCGCGTGGCCGAGGCCCGCTGCATGATCGAGCAGGCGCGCCTGCTCACGCTCAAGGCCGCCTACATGATGGACACGGCGGGCAACAAGGTGGCCAAGGCCGAGATCGCGATGATCAAAATCGTCGCGCCCACCATGGCCTGCCAGATCATCGACTGGGCCATCCAGGCCCACGGCGGCGGCGGCGTGTCGGACGACTTCCCGCTGGCCTACGCCTATGCGCACCAACGCACGCTGCGGCTGGCCGACGGCCCGGACGAAGTGCACCGCGCCTCGCTCGCCAAGCTGGAGTTTGCCAGGCACCTGCTGGTGCACGGCGAAGTCCAGATGCCGATTACGCGCGGAGGTTGAGCCCCCACGCTTGCCACTGCGTGTGCTGCGCTGGGCTCGCGCAGCGTCCGTGCGCGCAGCTGTACAGTGGAGCGAGCCCATGCCGGGCCTGCGCTATGCACGTGCCGAGGCATCACGCTTCGGTCCGGCCCCCGAGGGGGCTGAACTTGCTCGGGGCGGCCCTTCGCTGCGTTCCTGAGCCAGCACAAGGTGGCAGCCGGGAGGAAAATGGCTCCTTTGCAAAGGAGTCTCTCCGTGATTGAAATTTTCTCCTGGCCAACACCCAACGGCCACAAGATCCACATCATGCTGGAAGAATGTGGCCTGCCCTACCGGGTGCACCCAGTCAACATCGGCGCTGGCGACCAGTTCAAGCCGGATTTTCTCAAGATCAGCCCGAACAACAAGATCCCGGCGATGACCGACCCGCAGGGACCGGAAGGCAAGCCGATTTCGCTGTTCGAGTCGGGGGCCATCCTGTTGTACCTGGCCGCGAAAACGGGCAGGTTCCTGCCCCAAAGCGATCACCAGAAATACGAAGTACTACAGTGGCTGATGTTCCAGATGGGCAGCATTGGGCCCATGCTCGGTCAGGCTCATCATTTCAGGACGTACGCGCCCGAAAAACTGGAATACGCGATCAACCGCTACACCAATGAAGCCAAACGTCTCTACGGCGTCATGGACAGACAGCTGGGCAAGAACCCCTACATCGCCGGCAGCCAGTACACGATCGCCGACATCGCCATCTTCCCGTGGCTGCGCAGCTGGCAAAACCAGGGCATCGACTGGGCGGACTACCCGCACCTTAAAGCCTGGTTCGACAAAATCGCACAGCGCCCGGCCGTCATGCGCGGCGTGCAGGTGCTGGCGGATTTGCGCAGGCCCATTACCGGTGACAAGGAGCGTGAGATATTGTTTGGAGCAACCCAGTATCAAAAGCGATAGCCGATCCCCGCAGGGAGTCGAAAATCAGGCTGTAATTCGCATGAATGCTGGAAGCAAGGGTATTTGCGGATTCATGTTCGTTAATTTATTTCGCCAAAATTCGTTGAGCTCAGGTCAGACTGACCCACAGCGTTCACGCGGGCAAGCGCATCGCGAGTCTCGAAATTCACGCGGGTAGTGCGAGGGGCCTGCATCACAGCAACCGCACCTTGGCGGTCAACCGAACGCCAGTACATGGCCGTGACGACAATCCCGTGCCGTCTCTCGGCCAGCCGGATGACCAGCGATTCGACTTCCACTTGCCGACCTGGGCCGCCCTGCAGGGGTGCCGATGTATCCATCAAAACGGCGAACTTGTTGCCTTTTCGGCTCAACGAGAGAACCTTGAATTTGTAGCTTCCCGAAAGAACCTCGGACAGGAGCATCGCATCACGCACTATCTTGAACACCAGCTCGCGATTGGCAACCATCCTGGCACGTGCCGCTGCCTGTTGCCCATGTTCGGACCGACGAGCCGCAGAATCACCGGCGGCGCGAGAACGATCAGATGTCCTCTTCGCTTGAGACGGGAGTTTGAAAAACAGATTGAACAAGGAAAGCAAAGAGAACTCCGCAAGGACGGGACTCGCCCCTGCTTCTTGATCACGCAAATTGCCCCCTCATTTTTCTGGTTTGGAAAAGTGTACCAACAGGGCCGTGGCATCCGGCGCGCCGCTCGCGAACAGAACGAAATTTAGGCAGCACTGTTGTATAGGCGCACCTGCCAATCGAGCCGGTTAGAACCTTGGAGCTAATCGCAGAGGTGCTCCGCGAAATGCCCTCCGATCGGTGCAGCGCCATCCGAGAGCTGGCCGGCCACCCACATCGCGACAGAATCTAAAATGCGTGGGACTCGCCCGAGGCCAGACCTGCACAGGTATCGCACGTGCGATGCATTCCGTGGCGCCGCCGGCGGACCCGAGAGGAACACACATGACCACTGATAGCGCCCTTTTGCCTGACATCGTCGATAACCTGCCGGAGATGCTGGCGCTGCGCCACCGAATCCATGCGCACCCCGAACTGGCCTACGAGGAGTTCGCTACGAGCGATCTCGTCACCGAGAAGCTGCGGGCCTGGGGCTACGCCATCCATCGCGGCTTGGGCGGGACGGGCGTGGTCGCCACTTTGACGAAAGGCCATGGCAGCAAGGCGATCGGCGTGCGCGCGGATATGGACGCACTGCCCATTCACGAAACCACCGGCCTGTCCTATGCCAGTACGGTCGGCGGCAAGATGCACGCCTGCGGCCACGACGGCCACACCGCCACGCTGCTGGCGGCGGCGCGCCACCTGGCACACCAGAGCGACTTCGATGGCACCGTGC encodes:
- a CDS encoding DUF1993 domain-containing protein, translating into MSISMSSASLPVFTTMLGNLSHLLDKAQACADAKKFDASILMQYRLAPDMLPFTRQVLIACDTAKNGVARLAGMEAPKFEDFESTIPELKARIQKTLDYLATVPAGALDGTEDKDFTFPVGRDATHTMKGEAYLTRWVLPNLFFHVTTAYDILRHNGVEIGKRDYLLGAKA
- a CDS encoding D-2-hydroxyacid dehydrogenase family protein — translated: MNIVILDDYQDAVRKLQCASKLDAYSAKVFTNTVKGMGQLAVRLKDADVIVLIRERTQFSRQLIEKLPKLKLIAQTGKVGRHIDVAACTERGIAIAEGVGSPLAPAELTWALIMAAMRRLPQYISNLKHGAWQQSGLKTASMPPNFGIGSVLHGKTLGIWGYGKIGRIIAGYGKCFGMHVMVWGSEASRSKAVSDGLLAAGSREEFFSSADILSVHLRLNDQTNGIVTLDDLSRMRPTALFVNTARAELIEPDALICALNRGRPGMAAVDVYETEPPLQGHALLRLENCICTPHIGYVEQSSYEMYFSAAFDNVVNYIKGTPTNIVNPGALQVRR
- a CDS encoding FimV family protein, whose product is MNIRNFAAGGALLLAALSGRALTVDAVRGAALVGQPLDVSVPVALEAGEDASSLCFDGNVLYANTRLAPSRVSIAPQAASARQDVIVRIRSTVAVDEPVVTVNLRVGCAGAVTRRYVLLADAPNVAMVAPAPLATLSPLQSSGGSASSGLNPDSGPTSPGIGQTVATQSPKAASGARRIARSHTRRSPRRRVANATVSPKAATPTAGKLAREEIASKARLKLDLLAEPSPDLRISSVLQTPPAENDPKRAEAAAMWRTLNVQPQDALQDALRMRALEADMNTLRAQSLKNQASLLDLSTQLQRAADRRFSNALVYALLALLAAAVGVAAYLGWQMRRARGPGRRSWRGDDRGLAAHDGDALGPLGATIVSPLSEQFPQTPSRGSGRFGGSQQMAGRVAKSGDDDPLKHLPARPSPDFSPSMAPAARAVNAEELFDIQQQADFFVSLGQHEQAIELLRQHIGDNAGTSPLAYLDLLGIYHRFDLRDDYERLRVDFTRAFNVQVPPFGAFSDASKGLA
- a CDS encoding 3-hydroxyacyl-CoA dehydrogenase, encoding MKPVYANVGIVGAGAMGRGIAQIAAQAGSTVKLFDTQPGAVAKARDAVFAQWDKLQEKGRMDAAQVVGQKARLLATDSLQSLSDCDLIIEAVVERLDIKKALFSELESLVRPGAVLATNTSSLSVTAIAAGLKRPQQFAGYHFFNPVPLMKVVEAVAGLKTDPAICANLAAYAKQMGHTAVQAQDTPGFIVNHAGRGYGTEALRIVGEGVADFVTIDRILRDQVGFKLGPFELMDLTALDVSHPVMESIYQQYYEEPRYRPSVITAQRLAAGVVGKKVGEGFYRYVDGVAQISPEPAVAQVDEMPPVWVSPRAARRAELLALLKSLGASIETGASPSPAALTLVAPLGFDVTTVAVVERLDPARTIGIDMLVDDATTKRRVLATNPATRSDMRDAAHALFARDGKAVSVIRDSGGFVTQRVVATIINIAADMCQQRICSPKDLETAVTLGLGYPLGPLAMGDRYGPANVLEVLFNMQTVYGDPRYRPSPWLRRRGAIGLSLLHEEP
- a CDS encoding oxepin-CoA hydrolase, alternative type, encoding MPAELKSTSHGQTMVLTLSNPEHRNALGPDIYAAGVEALNVAESSTDVRSVVVVGEGAIFSAGGNLQRLLANRQQPPDCQAQSIEGLHSWIEAIRAFPKPVIAAVEGAAAGAGFSLALACDFLVAATNAVFVMAYSNIALSPDGGGSWSLARALPRQLVTELMMCGERISAQRLHELGVVNRLADAGGALTEALALAASLNARAPNALASIKELVNEASHNTLSGQLAAERDHFVRNLHHANAGIGIAAFLSKQTPRFE
- a CDS encoding Crp/Fnr family transcriptional regulator, whose amino-acid sequence is MDDPILTIEEREAINSGRWFSSLSPSLRHDILRCAYVKRYKDGELIAARGDPPEEWIACARGAVRVSSTSISGKQITLTYVEPGIWFGDVSIFDGDRRTHDAYAHGETTILCVAKTDFKKILAAHVELYEAMLRLHARRIRQLYGLVEDLNTLPLRARLAKQLLHLVRSYGVPSLSDSSEVRIGLHLAQEELAQLLGASRQRVNQELKAMEREEAIRIEPAGLTIRNRDALMRIVDADN
- a CDS encoding phosphotransferase produces the protein MSDFDHFVGTRSVSDQHLFDVAALTAWLDKNLDGFAGPLSVEMFKGGQSNPTYKLITPGQSYVMRAKPGPVAKLLPSAHAVEREFAVMSGLQGTDVPVPRMYCLCEDESVIGRAFYIMEFMQGRVLWDQALPDMDRAGRGAIYNEMNRVIAALHKVKYAERGLANYGKPGNYFERQIGRWSKQYVASITQPIPEMDQLMQWLPAHMPASALDASKVSIVHGDFRLDNLMFHPTEPRVLAVLDWELSTLGHPLADFSYHCMAWHIPPGAFRGIGGLDVASLGIPTEDEYIRLYCERTGLSTPEALKADWNFYMAYNLFRLAAILQGIAKRVETGTASSAQAAKSAAGTVPLAQMAWKFARQA
- a CDS encoding acyl-CoA dehydrogenase family protein, which gives rise to MDFEYTPKVKAMQARLLKFMDEHIYPNEARFIREIAENRAKGNAWIPTTIIEELKPKARAAGLWNLFLPHSPRAPEGLSNLEYAPLCEIMGRVPFAPEVFNCSAPDTGNMETIERYGSEANKDHWLEPLLKGEIRSAFLMTEPEVASSDATNIQCSIRREGDEYLINGRKWWSSGAGDPRCAIYIVMGKTNPDAGRHEQQSMILVPANAPGIKVLRPLSVFGYDDAPHGHMEVLLENVRVPASNLLLGEGRGFEIAQGRLGPGRIHHCMRSIGMAERALELMCKRLNTRVAFGREIARQSVWQERVAEARCMIEQARLLTLKAAYMMDTAGNKVAKAEIAMIKIVAPTMACQIIDWAIQAHGGGGVSDDFPLAYAYAHQRTLRLADGPDEVHRASLAKLEFARHLLVHGEVQMPITRGG
- a CDS encoding glutathione binding-like protein, with the translated sequence MIEIFSWPTPNGHKIHIMLEECGLPYRVHPVNIGAGDQFKPDFLKISPNNKIPAMTDPQGPEGKPISLFESGAILLYLAAKTGRFLPQSDHQKYEVLQWLMFQMGSIGPMLGQAHHFRTYAPEKLEYAINRYTNEAKRLYGVMDRQLGKNPYIAGSQYTIADIAIFPWLRSWQNQGIDWADYPHLKAWFDKIAQRPAVMRGVQVLADLRRPITGDKEREILFGATQYQKR